AAGGTCCGCGGCGTGGTGGAGGCCGGGGGACGGCCGGAGATCGTGTCGCCGGTGCTGTGCGGGGAGTTGGGCGAGATCGTGGAGCGTGAGGGGCTCGCGTGGCGGGAGCGCAGGTGGGAGGTGGGGGATGCGCGCGGCTTCCACCTGGTGTTCGCGGCGACGGACCGGGCGGAGGTGAACGCCCAGGTTGCGCGCGAAGCCGAGGCAGGTGGGGCGCTGGTGAGCGTGGCGGACGACGGGGCGGGGTCGCTCTTTCATCTGCCTGCCGTCATCCGCAGGGAGGGCGTGACGGTGGCGTTCTCCACCGGGGGCGCGGCGCCGCTGCTGGCCAGGCGGCTGCGCGAGCGGCTGGAGGCGGTGGTCACGCCGGGGCTGGGGCGCGCCGCGGCAAGACTCGCCGCCCTGCGCGGCGAGGTGCAGGCCCGCTGGGCCGGGGACGAGGGGCGCCGCCGGGCGCTCTGGTTCGACCTTATCACTCCGGAATTCGTGGACGACGCGGTCGCGGGCCGGGACGAAGACGTGGAGCGGCGGATCGGCCGATGCCTCTCGCAGTCGTAGGAGTCAGCCACCGCACGGCGCCGATCGAGCTCCGGGAACGGTTCGCCTTCGGGCGGGCCGAGCTTCCCGGCGCCCTGATCTCGCTGGTGGAGGAGACCGGCGCGGAGACGGTGGTGCTCTCCACCTGCAACCGCACCGAGGTGTACCTGGCCGCTCCCGAGGGGGTGGACGGCACCGAGGCCGCGCGCGCCGTGCTCGCTGGACGCGTAGGGATGTCCGCGGAGGGTGCCGCGCGCCACCTCTACCTGCACCGCGACCGCGGCGCCGCCGAGCACCTCTTCCGCGTCTCATCCGGCCTCGACTCCATGATCCTGGGCGAGCCGCAGATCCAGGGGCAGGTGCGCGACGCCTACGCCGTGGCCCGCGAGACCGCCGCCGAGGAGGGGCCCGTGGTCGGCCCCGCCCTCAACCGCCTCTTCCAGACCGCCCTCAACGTCGGCGGCAGGGTGCGCAGCGAGACGGGGCTGGGGATCGGCGCCGCGTCCGTGTCGTCCGCGGCGGTGGACCTGGCGAAGAAGATCTTTGGGTCGCTCAAGGGCCGGCGTGCTCTCGTGCTGGGGGCGGGCGAGATGAGCGAGACGACGCTGGAGTGCCTGCGGGGCGAGGGGGTTCGCACCGCCATCGTCGCAAACCGCACCTGGGATCGGGCGCGCGAGCTGGCGGAGCGCTGGGGCGGCGAGGCGGTGCGCTGGGAGCAGTTCGGCGACGCGCTCGCCGGGGTGGACATCGTCATCTGCTCCACCGCGGCGCCGCACCCCGTGCTCACGCGCGAGCGGCTGCGCGCGGCGCTGCCGAACGGGGCGAAGCGGCCGCTCTGCATCATCGACATCGCACTGCCGCGCGACGTGGAGCCGGCGGTGGGCGGCGAGCCGAACGTCTTCCTCTACGACATCGACGACCTGCAGGCCATCGTCAGCGGCAACCTGGACCGCCGCCGCGCGGAGCTTCCCGCGGCGGAGGGGATCGTGGGGGCCGGGGTGGATGAGTTCTGGAGCTGGTACTCGTCGCTGGCCGTGGTCCCCACCATCCGCGCGCTGCGCGACCACGGCGAGCGCGTGCGGCAGGCGGAGGTGGAGCGCGCGCTCCGCTCGCTGCAGCACCTGTCGCCCGGCGACCAGCAGGCGATCGACGCGCTGACCCGCTCGCTCCTCAACAAGCTGCTCCACGCGCCCACCGTGCGCCTGCGCCAGGCCGCCGGCAACGGGCGCGGCACCGGCGTGCTGGACACCGTGCGCTACCTGTTCGAGCTGGAGCCCGACGGCTCCCCCCAAGACCAGACCCCACCGGAATGATCATCCAGACGCATCAAGGCGAGTTCTCCACTGCGTGGGAGATGGTGGCGAAGGGTACCGCCTCCACGAAGATCATCATGGCCGTGCTGGCCATCCTCTCGCTCGCCTCCTGGGCCGTGATCGTGTGGAAGATCCTCCAGTTCCGCCGGCTGCGGGGCGAGAGCGACACCTTCATGCGCCGCGTGGGCGGGGCGCAGACCACGGACGACGCCTACCACGCGGTCACGCTGATGGATGCGTCGCCCTTCACGCGGCTCTTCCAGCGCGGGCTGGGTTTCTTTCGCGAGATGCGGCCCGGCGCCGCGCGCGCCAACAGCGAGGTGCGCGGCCTGTCGCCCGCGCAGCTGGAGGTGCTGCGCATCGTGCTCGAAAAGGAGGAGGGGGAGGAGCGCGACGACGCGGCGCGCGGGGTGGGGTGGCTCGCCATCATCGCCTCCGTCTCGCCGCTGCTGGGACTCCTGGGCACGGTGCTCGGGGTGATGACGTCGTTCATCGGCGTGGCGCAGGCGGGGTCCAGCAGCATCGACGCCGTCGCCCCGGGTGTGGCCGAGGCGCTCCTCACCACCGCGGGGGGGCTGGTGGTGGCGATCCCGGCGGCGATGGCGTACAACTACCTGACCGGCAAGCTGAACGACTTCATGGGCGAGCTGGAGGGGATCAGCAGCGAGCTGATCGCCACGCTGGCGCGCGAAGGGCGCATCTAGTGCCGCGCCGGCGCGGAAGGGGCCGCGGCCAGGACCTTGGCTTCAGCGCCGAGATCAACGTCACCTCGCTGGTGGACGTGGTGCTGACGCTGCTCGTGATCTTCATCATCACCGCGCCGATGATGCAGGGCGGCGTGGAGGTGAGCATCCCGCGCGCGCAGACGCAGTCCGTCGCCTCGCCGGAGGGGGTGGTGGTGACGATCGACAGGACGGGCGCCATCTTCGTGGGGCAGGCGGCGGTGCGGTGGGACGAGTTCACCACCCAGTTCCCGCTGCTGGTGAAGGAGCGCGGAGCGGACAACGTGTACCTGCGCGCGGACGAGGCGGTGCCGTACGGGCGCGTGGTGCAGGTGCTGGGCGCCATGAAGTCCGCCAACGTCGCCACCGTGGGGCTGATCGCCGAGCCCGAGCGGCCGGCGGGGGGGCGGTAGCGCGATGTGGGGACGGCGGCAGCGTGCACGCGGGCGCCCCGGCGCGGCGCTCGTCGCCTCGGTGGCGCTGCACGTGGCGATCGTGGGGATCGCCGCGCTGGCCGCCGCAGCGGGGCCGCCGCCCGTCAAAAAGGTGGTGGTGTACAGCGTCGGCATCGTCTCGCCCCCGCCCTCCGCGCTGGGCGAGCCGCCCGCGGAGGAGCCCGCGCCCAACGAGGGCGGCCCCGCTCCGGCCGGCGAGCCCAACCCCGCTCCCCCCGCTCCCGAGCCCGCGCCAGCTCCCGCGCCGAAGGCCGCGCCACCCGTTCCCAAGCCGGTCCCGCCGACGCCACCCATGCGCGAGCCTGCGCCAAAGGCGGCGGAGCCCGCGCCGAAGGCACCCGCGCCGAAAGCCACTCCGCCGCGCCGCGAGCCCGCGCCGAAAGCGGCCGAGCCCGCACGGAAGGCGCCCGCCCGGCCCGCGGCCACGCCCGCCCGCCCGACGCCTGCGCGCCCCAACGCAACTCCGCGCCCGGGAGCCGCGTCCAACACGGAGGCGGCGAAGTCTGGCGCGCGCACCACGACGCCCGCGGCGGGCGGCACGAGGACCGGAGCCGGAAGCGGGCCGCCCAGCGCGGGGACGGGCACGCGCGGCGCCGCCACCGGGCGCAATCCGCAGGCGAGCTCGCCCGGCGGCGAGGGGCTGAACATCCGCACGGCGGGCATCCGCTGCCCGTCGCCCGAGTACTGCAACAACATCCCGCGCCAGGTGAGGCGCTTCTTCCGCCGCCCCGAGGGTAACACCGGCGCCGCGGACGTGTGCTTCACCGTGTTCCGCGACGGGACGGTGGACGACGTGCACGTGGAGCGGCAGCGCGGCGGCGGGATCGCCTTCCGCATGGCGCTGATCGAGTCCGTGGAGCAGGCCGCCCTCCGCAAGGCATTCGGGCCCATCCCCGCCGAGTTCAACCGCGAGTCGCTCCCGCTCTGCGTGGAGATGGCTCCCAACGCCCAGTGATCGCGTGATCCGCATCCGCCACATCGCACTTCCCGCCCTCGCCCTGGCGCTCGCGGCCCCGGCCGTGGCCCAGGACACCACCACCGTCGTGCGGCTGCGCGCCACCTACGAGGTCGGCAACCTGTCCGGCTTCGTCGTGCTCCCCTTCGGCGGCGGCGGCGACCTGGCCGATGCCGCCAGCGAGTCCGCGGAGATCGTGCGGCGCGACCTGGACTTCAGCGACCAGTTCAAGCTGGCGGCGGCCACGGGCGCCCGCGCGGGCGACCCGGTGAACGTCGCCCTCTGGCGCGAGCGCGGCGCGGACTGGGTGCTCAGCGGCACGCTGGCCCCCAGCGCCGGGGGGAGCACGCTGCGGCTCACGCTGCACGACGCCGTCTACGGGCAGACCAAGGGGGAGGGGAGCTTCGACCTCCCGCCCGCCGGCGACCGCCGCTTCCGCATGGCCGTGCACGCCGCCGCCGACGCCGTCGTGCGCTGGGCCACCGGCGAGCCGGGGATCGCGGCGACGCGCATCGCCTTCGTGACGCAGGGGCGCGGCTCCAAGGAGATCTACCTGGTGGACTCGGACGGCGAGAACGTCACGCGGCTGACCTCGGACGGCTCGCTGGCCCTCTCGCCCGCGTGGTCGCCGGACGGCGGGCGGATCGCCTACACCTCGTACCGCGGCGGGATGCCGGCGCTGTACGAGCGCAACCTGGCCAGCGGCGCGGACCGTGTCCTCTCCAGCCGCGAGGGGCTCAACATCACCCCGTCGTACGCACCGGACGGGCGCACCGTCGCCTTCGCGGCCACGGCGGGCGGGAACACGGAGATCGCCACCGTCGGCGCGTCCGGCTTCCGCCAGCAGACCACGGGGCGCCGCTCGGACTCGCTCTCCCCCTCGTTCTCGCCGGACGGCGCGCGCATCGCCTTCGTCAGCGACCGGCTGGGCGAGCCGCAGATCTACGTGATGAGCGCGAATGGCGGGGAGGCGCGGCTGGTCTCCGACTACACGTACGGCAACCGCGGCTACAGCACCTCGCCGGACTGGGCGCCGGTCGGCAACCGCATCGCCTTCCACACGCGCGTCGGCGGCGTGCACCAGATCGCCATGGTCGAAGCCGACGGCAACCGCCCGCGACTCCTGACCAGCGGCGGCCGCAACGAGGACCCGAGCTGGGCCCCCGACGGACGCCACCTCGTCTTCTCCTCCCCGGACCGCGACGGCGGCGGGCTCTTTGTGCTCGACACCAAGACGGGGCGCGTGCGGAAGCTCCTCGCCGGGCGCGGGCACGGCCTGCCGGACTGGTCGCCGGTGCTGATGCGCGCGGATGGTCGATGAGCGGCGGATCGCAGCACGAACCGGTGGTGCGGAGGAATGAACTGGCAAGATCACTCGCCCGGAGCTTCGCCGTCGGAATTAGCGTCACCGTCGGTTTTACCATCCTTGGGTACTTCGCGGGTATACCGGAACCGCTTCACGTGCCGGTAGCCGTGTCGGCGGGGTTCGCGATCATGGCGGGCGGAATTCATCCAGCCGGTACACCCAACCGGTGGCGCAGGAACCTTGTTGCCTGGAGCGTGCCGTTCGCGTTCATGCTGCTCGGATCGCTGTTCATGAACTGGTGGAGGGGAGTGTGATCCGGCGCTCCGGCCTCGCTGTCGAGCCCGTCACACCCGGCACCGGCCCCGCTTGGAGCGCGCGCCTGCTCTGGGGCGCGTACGGACTCCTGGCCGGCTTCGCGACGGGGACACTCTTCTCGCTCGCGCTGCTGAGCGTGGCGGGGCCGCTGGCCGCGCAGTTCGTCTTCCGCCTCTGCGCCTACGGCTTCATCCTCGCCGGGCTGGACTACGGCGGCGAGCGGCCGCGGTGGCGGCAGGCGCTGCTGCGTGGGTTTGGGCTCGCCGCCGCCATCGCGATCCTGCGCATCGTCTTCGCCATCCTCTAGCGCCGGAAGGCGCATCGCCCCAACGTATCCTTTCGCGCGGCCCACGCGGCCACGACGCGTACCTACCGGACAGGAGATCCCGCCGATGAAGCTCCGCCACCTCGCCACCCTCGCCCTCATCCCGCTGGCGATGGGCGCCTGCCGCAAGCGCCCGCCGGCCGCCGCGCCGGGCACGGACAGCACGACGGCCGGGAGCACCACCGGCGCCGGGGCGCGCGCGGACTCCATCCGGCTGGAGGAGGAGGCGCGGCAGCGCGCGGAGGCGAACCGTGCCGAGGCGGACCGCGTGGAGCGCGATCGGCGCGAGCGCGAGTCGGCGCTGGCGCCCGTGCGCGAGGCGCTCACCGAGATCATCTTCTTCGAGTACGACAGCGACGAGATCCGCGGCGAGGCGGAGGCGAAGCTCCGCGCCAAGGCGGACATCCTGCGCGCAAACCCCAGCATCCGCCTGCGCATCGAGGGGCACGCGGACCAGCGCGGCTCCACGGAGTACAACCTGGCGCTGGGCCAGCGCCGCGCGGAGGCGGTGAGGGCGTGGCTGGGCGCGTACGGCATCGACGCGTCGCGCTTCACCACGCTGTCGTACGGCAAGGAGCGCCCGCTGGACGAGGGGCCGGACGAGGGCGCGCTGGCGCGAAACCGCCGGGCCGAGTTCGCCATCGTGGGCGGGCAGCTGAGCACCGCGCCCGGAGGCGGACGATGAGGCGCGCGGCGCTCGTGCTGCTGGCCGTACCGCTCCTGGGAGGGTGCCTGGCCACGCAGCGCGACATCCAGGACCTGCGCGCGCAGATGCAGCGGGACCAGGCCAGCCAGGAGCAGCTCCTGCGCGACGTGCTGCGCCGAAACCAGGCGCTGCTGGACTCGCTGACGGACCAGAACGTGCGCCTGCGCGGCGACGTCTCCACGCGCCTCGTCGCGATCGAGCGGCAGCTCGTGCAGATCCAGGAGCTGACGGGGCAGGGTCAGCAGCA
This genomic window from Longimicrobium sp. contains:
- a CDS encoding bifunctional precorrin-2 dehydrogenase/sirohydrochlorin ferrochelatase, which gives rise to MSARLPLLVDAARLRVLVVGGGAVALRKVRGVVEAGGRPEIVSPVLCGELGEIVEREGLAWRERRWEVGDARGFHLVFAATDRAEVNAQVAREAEAGGALVSVADDGAGSLFHLPAVIRREGVTVAFSTGGAAPLLARRLRERLEAVVTPGLGRAAARLAALRGEVQARWAGDEGRRRALWFDLITPEFVDDAVAGRDEDVERRIGRCLSQS
- the hemA gene encoding glutamyl-tRNA reductase; the encoded protein is MPLAVVGVSHRTAPIELRERFAFGRAELPGALISLVEETGAETVVLSTCNRTEVYLAAPEGVDGTEAARAVLAGRVGMSAEGAARHLYLHRDRGAAEHLFRVSSGLDSMILGEPQIQGQVRDAYAVARETAAEEGPVVGPALNRLFQTALNVGGRVRSETGLGIGAASVSSAAVDLAKKIFGSLKGRRALVLGAGEMSETTLECLRGEGVRTAIVANRTWDRARELAERWGGEAVRWEQFGDALAGVDIVICSTAAPHPVLTRERLRAALPNGAKRPLCIIDIALPRDVEPAVGGEPNVFLYDIDDLQAIVSGNLDRRRAELPAAEGIVGAGVDEFWSWYSSLAVVPTIRALRDHGERVRQAEVERALRSLQHLSPGDQQAIDALTRSLLNKLLHAPTVRLRQAAGNGRGTGVLDTVRYLFELEPDGSPQDQTPPE
- a CDS encoding MotA/TolQ/ExbB proton channel family protein, which produces MIIQTHQGEFSTAWEMVAKGTASTKIIMAVLAILSLASWAVIVWKILQFRRLRGESDTFMRRVGGAQTTDDAYHAVTLMDASPFTRLFQRGLGFFREMRPGAARANSEVRGLSPAQLEVLRIVLEKEEGEERDDAARGVGWLAIIASVSPLLGLLGTVLGVMTSFIGVAQAGSSSIDAVAPGVAEALLTTAGGLVVAIPAAMAYNYLTGKLNDFMGELEGISSELIATLAREGRI
- a CDS encoding biopolymer transporter ExbD; this encodes MPRRRGRGRGQDLGFSAEINVTSLVDVVLTLLVIFIITAPMMQGGVEVSIPRAQTQSVASPEGVVVTIDRTGAIFVGQAAVRWDEFTTQFPLLVKERGADNVYLRADEAVPYGRVVQVLGAMKSANVATVGLIAEPERPAGGR
- a CDS encoding OmpA family protein, with the protein product MKLRHLATLALIPLAMGACRKRPPAAAPGTDSTTAGSTTGAGARADSIRLEEEARQRAEANRAEADRVERDRRERESALAPVREALTEIIFFEYDSDEIRGEAEAKLRAKADILRANPSIRLRIEGHADQRGSTEYNLALGQRRAEAVRAWLGAYGIDASRFTTLSYGKERPLDEGPDEGALARNRRAEFAIVGGQLSTAPGGGR